A single region of the Melopsittacus undulatus isolate bMelUnd1 chromosome 10, bMelUnd1.mat.Z, whole genome shotgun sequence genome encodes:
- the TPX2 gene encoding targeting protein for Xklp2 isoform X2: MSHPESRYSFDVPNNCIDFATLGEEDDVPDADSWFDQKANLENIPPAGNLAHGSQNSPAFSKPDIILSVTSQDITMGEGHGEGDGEAECVQTHEVPQNIVGSLTSWRAAAPAEASQRAGRRQATRQRKAQHHAQPARVKAEGNALANKEEVPPPKKRRTVPGKTRHSLPGPVVSSSSREKRTEGSTKKEPLQNPGLSPGRGKCKLTLPSTPTMLKRTNPSGKLKSTEEQELEKMQQFQREVMELRRKNEESLKAAIAGAGQPVKRAVGQVTKAIDFHFCTEDRIKQHVESQPRNEYKEVDFVSELRKHPPSPMRTAKGPTIAKPFNLSHGNKRKLEENTSEYVSLAEQVEAFQKTTPPRYHLRSRKSDEGPPPGKAVKARFTNPKTPLLLTKQRFRPTTCKTTAELEAEEIEKIQQYKFKAQELNHRLFEGGPLLPKKPSVKALTQPIGFDLEIEKRIQERESKKQQEEKHFEFHSRPCPTKILEDVVGVPEKKVLPLTVPKSPVFTLKSRTRISVKDEEKEKEEVPVIKANPMPHYGVPFKPKKPEQRHVEVCPFSFDARDKERLMQKEKKIEELQKEEVPKFKALLLPYFDEVKLPEKKVKKPTQPEPFNLQVDERGAAKLQSWKQQLKEDLKRQKEAACFKARPNTVVYQEPFVPKRENKLSVPESFELATEKRAKKRQEFEKYLADKEAIKERLQERMKQEQEEREKEEIAKLRQEMVHKANPIRKYRSLEVKSSDQPLTTPKSPNFSDRFRC, encoded by the exons ATGTCCCACCCGGAATCTCGCTATTCCTTCGATGTCCCAAACAATTGCATCGACTTTGCAACTCTGGGCGAGGAGGATGATGTACCCGATGCAGACTCCTGGTTTG ACCAAAAAGCCAACCTGGAGAACATCCctcctgcaggaaacctggCACATGGCTCCCAGAACAGCCCTGCGTTTTCAAAGCCTGATATTATTCTGTCTGTCACATCACAAGACATAACCATGG GTGAAGGCCACGGTGAAGGTGATGGGGAAGCAGAATGTGTGCAGACCCATGAGGTTCCTCAGAATATCGTTGGATCCCTGACgagctggagagctgctgctcctgcagaggCCTCTCAAAG AGCGGGCAGAAGACAGGCCACGAGGCAGAGGAAAGCACAGCATCATGCCCAGCCAGCTAGAGTCAAAGCAGAGGGAAATGCCTTGGCTAATAAGGAAGAGGTTCCACCTCCAAAGAAAAGGAGAAC GGTACCAGGGAAAACCAGGCACTCTCTCCCTGGGCCTGTGGTGAG TTCTAGCAGCAGAGAGAAGCGGACAGAAGGATCCACCAAGAAAGAGCCCCTGCAGAATCCTGGGCTCTCCCCAGGGAGAGGGAAATGCAAACTGACCTTGCCCTCCACACCAACCATGTTAAA GAGGACCAATCCTTCTGGCAAGTTGAAGAGTACAGAGGAACAGGAGCTGGAAAAGATGCAGCAATTCCAGCGGGAGGTTATGGAGCTGAGGAGGAAGAATGAGGAGTCTCTGAAAGCAGCAATTGCTGGAGCAG gaCAACCTGTGAAGAGAGCTGTTGGTCAAGTAACAAAGGCAATTGACTTCCACTTCTGCACAGAGGACAGAATTAAACAGCATGTGGAAAGCCAGCCCAGGAACGAGTACAAGGAGGTGGATTTTGTATCAGAGCTAAGGAAGCATCCTCCCTCCCCG ATGCGGACAGCGAAGGGACCCACTATTGCCAAACCTTTCAACCTGTCCcatggaaacaaaaggaaactcGAGGAGAACACATCCGAATACGTGTCCCTTGCTGAGCAGGTAGAAGCATTCCAAAAAACCACACCCCCTCGCTACCATTTGAGGAGCAGGAAATCTGATGAAG GCCCACCTCCAGGGAAGGCCGTGAAGGCTCGGTTTACCAACCCTAAAACACCATTGCTTCTGACAAAGCAGCGCTTCAGACCTACCACCTGCAAAACTACAGCAGAGTTAGAAGCAGAGGAAATAGAGAAAATTCAACA GTACAAATTCAAAGCACAAGAACTCAATCACAGACTCTTTGAGGGTGGGCCACTCCTGCCCAAGAAACCCTCTGTGAAGGCACTCACACAGCCCATTGGCTTTGATTTGGAGATAGAGAAAAGGATTCAGGAGCGTGAGAGtaagaagcagcaggaggaaaagcacTTTGAATTCCATTCCAGGCCATGTCCCACGAAAATCCTGGAGGATGTTGTG GGTGTTCCAGAGAAGAAAGTTCTTCCTCTTACAGTCCCCAAGTCTCCAGTCTTCACCTTGAAAAGCAGAACCCGAATATCTGtcaaagatgaagaaaag GAAAAAGAGGAGGTGCCCGTGATCAAAGCTAACCCTATGCCACATTATGGAGTCCCCTTCAAGCCTAAAAAGCCAGAGCAGAGGCACGTGGAAGTTTGCCCCTTCTCTTTCGATGCCCGTGACAAGGAGCGGCTaatgcagaaagagaagaagattgaagaactgcagaaggaagag GTGCCCAAGTTCAAAGCGCTGCTTCTGCCGTACTTTGACGAAGTGAAACTGCCAGAAAAGAAGGTCAAAAAGCCAACTCAGCCCGAGCCCTTCAATCTGCAGGTGGATGAGCGGGGAGCTGccaagctgcagagctggaaacagcag CTTAAAGAAGActtgaaaaggcagaaagaggcAGCTTGTTTTAAAGCTCGTCCCAACACAGTGGTGTACCAGGAGCCTTTTGTGCCCAAGAGGGAGAATAAGTTATCAG TTCCTGAAAGCTTTGAGCTGGCCACGGAAAAAAGGGCTAAAAAGCGGCAAGAGTTTGAAAAGTACTTGGCAGATAAAGAAGCCATAAAGGAGAGGCTTCAAGAGAGGATGAAACAggagcaagaggagcgtgagaaggaagaaattgctAAGCTAAGGCAAGAAATG GTTCACAAGGCAAACCCAATACGCAAATACCGCAGCTTAGAAGTGAAGTCCAGTGATCAGCCACTGACCACGCCAAAGTCTCCCAACTTCTCGGACAGATTCCGGTGCTGA
- the TPX2 gene encoding targeting protein for Xklp2 isoform X1, with amino-acid sequence MSHPESRYSFDVPNNCIDFATLGEEDDVPDADSWFDQKANLENIPPAGNLAHGSQNSPAFSKPDIILSVTSQDITMGEGHGEGDGEAECVQTHEVPQNIVGSLTSWRAAAPAEASQRAGRRQATRQRKAQHHAQPARVKAEGNALANKEEVPPPKKRRTVPGKTRHSLPGPVVSSSSREKRTEGSTKKEPLQNPGLSPGRGKCKLTLPSTPTMLKRTNPSGKLKSTEEQELEKMQQFQREVMELRRKNEESLKAAIAGAGQPVKRAVGQVTKAIDFHFCTEDRIKQHVESQPRNEYKEVDFVSELRKHPPSPMRTAKGPTIAKPFNLSHGNKRKLEENTSEYVSLAEQVEAFQKTTPPRYHLRSRKSDEGPPPGKAVKARFTNPKTPLLLTKQRFRPTTCKTTAELEAEEIEKIQQYKFKAQELNHRLFEGGPLLPKKPSVKALTQPIGFDLEIEKRIQERESKKQQEEKHFEFHSRPCPTKILEDVVGVPEKKVLPLTVPKSPVFTLKSRTRISVKDEEKEKEEVPVIKANPMPHYGVPFKPKKPEQRHVEVCPFSFDARDKERLMQKEKKIEELQKEEVPKFKALLLPYFDEVKLPEKKVKKPTQPEPFNLQVDERGAAKLQSWKQQLKEDLKRQKEAACFKARPNTVVYQEPFVPKRENKLSESLSGSVVPESFELATEKRAKKRQEFEKYLADKEAIKERLQERMKQEQEEREKEEIAKLRQEMVHKANPIRKYRSLEVKSSDQPLTTPKSPNFSDRFRC; translated from the exons ATGTCCCACCCGGAATCTCGCTATTCCTTCGATGTCCCAAACAATTGCATCGACTTTGCAACTCTGGGCGAGGAGGATGATGTACCCGATGCAGACTCCTGGTTTG ACCAAAAAGCCAACCTGGAGAACATCCctcctgcaggaaacctggCACATGGCTCCCAGAACAGCCCTGCGTTTTCAAAGCCTGATATTATTCTGTCTGTCACATCACAAGACATAACCATGG GTGAAGGCCACGGTGAAGGTGATGGGGAAGCAGAATGTGTGCAGACCCATGAGGTTCCTCAGAATATCGTTGGATCCCTGACgagctggagagctgctgctcctgcagaggCCTCTCAAAG AGCGGGCAGAAGACAGGCCACGAGGCAGAGGAAAGCACAGCATCATGCCCAGCCAGCTAGAGTCAAAGCAGAGGGAAATGCCTTGGCTAATAAGGAAGAGGTTCCACCTCCAAAGAAAAGGAGAAC GGTACCAGGGAAAACCAGGCACTCTCTCCCTGGGCCTGTGGTGAG TTCTAGCAGCAGAGAGAAGCGGACAGAAGGATCCACCAAGAAAGAGCCCCTGCAGAATCCTGGGCTCTCCCCAGGGAGAGGGAAATGCAAACTGACCTTGCCCTCCACACCAACCATGTTAAA GAGGACCAATCCTTCTGGCAAGTTGAAGAGTACAGAGGAACAGGAGCTGGAAAAGATGCAGCAATTCCAGCGGGAGGTTATGGAGCTGAGGAGGAAGAATGAGGAGTCTCTGAAAGCAGCAATTGCTGGAGCAG gaCAACCTGTGAAGAGAGCTGTTGGTCAAGTAACAAAGGCAATTGACTTCCACTTCTGCACAGAGGACAGAATTAAACAGCATGTGGAAAGCCAGCCCAGGAACGAGTACAAGGAGGTGGATTTTGTATCAGAGCTAAGGAAGCATCCTCCCTCCCCG ATGCGGACAGCGAAGGGACCCACTATTGCCAAACCTTTCAACCTGTCCcatggaaacaaaaggaaactcGAGGAGAACACATCCGAATACGTGTCCCTTGCTGAGCAGGTAGAAGCATTCCAAAAAACCACACCCCCTCGCTACCATTTGAGGAGCAGGAAATCTGATGAAG GCCCACCTCCAGGGAAGGCCGTGAAGGCTCGGTTTACCAACCCTAAAACACCATTGCTTCTGACAAAGCAGCGCTTCAGACCTACCACCTGCAAAACTACAGCAGAGTTAGAAGCAGAGGAAATAGAGAAAATTCAACA GTACAAATTCAAAGCACAAGAACTCAATCACAGACTCTTTGAGGGTGGGCCACTCCTGCCCAAGAAACCCTCTGTGAAGGCACTCACACAGCCCATTGGCTTTGATTTGGAGATAGAGAAAAGGATTCAGGAGCGTGAGAGtaagaagcagcaggaggaaaagcacTTTGAATTCCATTCCAGGCCATGTCCCACGAAAATCCTGGAGGATGTTGTG GGTGTTCCAGAGAAGAAAGTTCTTCCTCTTACAGTCCCCAAGTCTCCAGTCTTCACCTTGAAAAGCAGAACCCGAATATCTGtcaaagatgaagaaaag GAAAAAGAGGAGGTGCCCGTGATCAAAGCTAACCCTATGCCACATTATGGAGTCCCCTTCAAGCCTAAAAAGCCAGAGCAGAGGCACGTGGAAGTTTGCCCCTTCTCTTTCGATGCCCGTGACAAGGAGCGGCTaatgcagaaagagaagaagattgaagaactgcagaaggaagag GTGCCCAAGTTCAAAGCGCTGCTTCTGCCGTACTTTGACGAAGTGAAACTGCCAGAAAAGAAGGTCAAAAAGCCAACTCAGCCCGAGCCCTTCAATCTGCAGGTGGATGAGCGGGGAGCTGccaagctgcagagctggaaacagcag CTTAAAGAAGActtgaaaaggcagaaagaggcAGCTTGTTTTAAAGCTCGTCCCAACACAGTGGTGTACCAGGAGCCTTTTGTGCCCAAGAGGGAGAATAAGTTATCAG AGAGCCTTTCTGGTTCTGTAGTTCCTGAAAGCTTTGAGCTGGCCACGGAAAAAAGGGCTAAAAAGCGGCAAGAGTTTGAAAAGTACTTGGCAGATAAAGAAGCCATAAAGGAGAGGCTTCAAGAGAGGATGAAACAggagcaagaggagcgtgagaaggaagaaattgctAAGCTAAGGCAAGAAATG GTTCACAAGGCAAACCCAATACGCAAATACCGCAGCTTAGAAGTGAAGTCCAGTGATCAGCCACTGACCACGCCAAAGTCTCCCAACTTCTCGGACAGATTCCGGTGCTGA
- the TPX2 gene encoding targeting protein for Xklp2 isoform X3: MSHPESRYSFDVPNNCIDFATLGEEDDVPDADSWFDQKANLENIPPAGNLAHGSQNSPAFSKPDIILSVTSQDITMGEGHGEGDGEAECVQTHEVPQNIVGSLTSWRAAAPAEASQRAGRRQATRQRKAQHHAQPARVKAEGNALANKEEVPPPKKRRTSSSREKRTEGSTKKEPLQNPGLSPGRGKCKLTLPSTPTMLKRTNPSGKLKSTEEQELEKMQQFQREVMELRRKNEESLKAAIAGAGQPVKRAVGQVTKAIDFHFCTEDRIKQHVESQPRNEYKEVDFVSELRKHPPSPMRTAKGPTIAKPFNLSHGNKRKLEENTSEYVSLAEQVEAFQKTTPPRYHLRSRKSDEGPPPGKAVKARFTNPKTPLLLTKQRFRPTTCKTTAELEAEEIEKIQQYKFKAQELNHRLFEGGPLLPKKPSVKALTQPIGFDLEIEKRIQERESKKQQEEKHFEFHSRPCPTKILEDVVGVPEKKVLPLTVPKSPVFTLKSRTRISVKDEEKEKEEVPVIKANPMPHYGVPFKPKKPEQRHVEVCPFSFDARDKERLMQKEKKIEELQKEEVPKFKALLLPYFDEVKLPEKKVKKPTQPEPFNLQVDERGAAKLQSWKQQLKEDLKRQKEAACFKARPNTVVYQEPFVPKRENKLSESLSGSVVPESFELATEKRAKKRQEFEKYLADKEAIKERLQERMKQEQEEREKEEIAKLRQEMVHKANPIRKYRSLEVKSSDQPLTTPKSPNFSDRFRC; this comes from the exons ATGTCCCACCCGGAATCTCGCTATTCCTTCGATGTCCCAAACAATTGCATCGACTTTGCAACTCTGGGCGAGGAGGATGATGTACCCGATGCAGACTCCTGGTTTG ACCAAAAAGCCAACCTGGAGAACATCCctcctgcaggaaacctggCACATGGCTCCCAGAACAGCCCTGCGTTTTCAAAGCCTGATATTATTCTGTCTGTCACATCACAAGACATAACCATGG GTGAAGGCCACGGTGAAGGTGATGGGGAAGCAGAATGTGTGCAGACCCATGAGGTTCCTCAGAATATCGTTGGATCCCTGACgagctggagagctgctgctcctgcagaggCCTCTCAAAG AGCGGGCAGAAGACAGGCCACGAGGCAGAGGAAAGCACAGCATCATGCCCAGCCAGCTAGAGTCAAAGCAGAGGGAAATGCCTTGGCTAATAAGGAAGAGGTTCCACCTCCAAAGAAAAGGAGAAC TTCTAGCAGCAGAGAGAAGCGGACAGAAGGATCCACCAAGAAAGAGCCCCTGCAGAATCCTGGGCTCTCCCCAGGGAGAGGGAAATGCAAACTGACCTTGCCCTCCACACCAACCATGTTAAA GAGGACCAATCCTTCTGGCAAGTTGAAGAGTACAGAGGAACAGGAGCTGGAAAAGATGCAGCAATTCCAGCGGGAGGTTATGGAGCTGAGGAGGAAGAATGAGGAGTCTCTGAAAGCAGCAATTGCTGGAGCAG gaCAACCTGTGAAGAGAGCTGTTGGTCAAGTAACAAAGGCAATTGACTTCCACTTCTGCACAGAGGACAGAATTAAACAGCATGTGGAAAGCCAGCCCAGGAACGAGTACAAGGAGGTGGATTTTGTATCAGAGCTAAGGAAGCATCCTCCCTCCCCG ATGCGGACAGCGAAGGGACCCACTATTGCCAAACCTTTCAACCTGTCCcatggaaacaaaaggaaactcGAGGAGAACACATCCGAATACGTGTCCCTTGCTGAGCAGGTAGAAGCATTCCAAAAAACCACACCCCCTCGCTACCATTTGAGGAGCAGGAAATCTGATGAAG GCCCACCTCCAGGGAAGGCCGTGAAGGCTCGGTTTACCAACCCTAAAACACCATTGCTTCTGACAAAGCAGCGCTTCAGACCTACCACCTGCAAAACTACAGCAGAGTTAGAAGCAGAGGAAATAGAGAAAATTCAACA GTACAAATTCAAAGCACAAGAACTCAATCACAGACTCTTTGAGGGTGGGCCACTCCTGCCCAAGAAACCCTCTGTGAAGGCACTCACACAGCCCATTGGCTTTGATTTGGAGATAGAGAAAAGGATTCAGGAGCGTGAGAGtaagaagcagcaggaggaaaagcacTTTGAATTCCATTCCAGGCCATGTCCCACGAAAATCCTGGAGGATGTTGTG GGTGTTCCAGAGAAGAAAGTTCTTCCTCTTACAGTCCCCAAGTCTCCAGTCTTCACCTTGAAAAGCAGAACCCGAATATCTGtcaaagatgaagaaaag GAAAAAGAGGAGGTGCCCGTGATCAAAGCTAACCCTATGCCACATTATGGAGTCCCCTTCAAGCCTAAAAAGCCAGAGCAGAGGCACGTGGAAGTTTGCCCCTTCTCTTTCGATGCCCGTGACAAGGAGCGGCTaatgcagaaagagaagaagattgaagaactgcagaaggaagag GTGCCCAAGTTCAAAGCGCTGCTTCTGCCGTACTTTGACGAAGTGAAACTGCCAGAAAAGAAGGTCAAAAAGCCAACTCAGCCCGAGCCCTTCAATCTGCAGGTGGATGAGCGGGGAGCTGccaagctgcagagctggaaacagcag CTTAAAGAAGActtgaaaaggcagaaagaggcAGCTTGTTTTAAAGCTCGTCCCAACACAGTGGTGTACCAGGAGCCTTTTGTGCCCAAGAGGGAGAATAAGTTATCAG AGAGCCTTTCTGGTTCTGTAGTTCCTGAAAGCTTTGAGCTGGCCACGGAAAAAAGGGCTAAAAAGCGGCAAGAGTTTGAAAAGTACTTGGCAGATAAAGAAGCCATAAAGGAGAGGCTTCAAGAGAGGATGAAACAggagcaagaggagcgtgagaaggaagaaattgctAAGCTAAGGCAAGAAATG GTTCACAAGGCAAACCCAATACGCAAATACCGCAGCTTAGAAGTGAAGTCCAGTGATCAGCCACTGACCACGCCAAAGTCTCCCAACTTCTCGGACAGATTCCGGTGCTGA
- the TPX2 gene encoding targeting protein for Xklp2 isoform X4: MSHPESRYSFDVPNNCIDFATLGEEDDVPDADSWFDQKANLENIPPAGNLAHGSQNSPAFSKPDIILSVTSQDITMGEGHGEGDGEAECVQTHEVPQNIVGSLTSWRAAAPAEASQRAGRRQATRQRKAQHHAQPARVKAEGNALANKEEVPPPKKRRTSSSREKRTEGSTKKEPLQNPGLSPGRGKCKLTLPSTPTMLKRTNPSGKLKSTEEQELEKMQQFQREVMELRRKNEESLKAAIAGAGQPVKRAVGQVTKAIDFHFCTEDRIKQHVESQPRNEYKEVDFVSELRKHPPSPMRTAKGPTIAKPFNLSHGNKRKLEENTSEYVSLAEQVEAFQKTTPPRYHLRSRKSDEGPPPGKAVKARFTNPKTPLLLTKQRFRPTTCKTTAELEAEEIEKIQQYKFKAQELNHRLFEGGPLLPKKPSVKALTQPIGFDLEIEKRIQERESKKQQEEKHFEFHSRPCPTKILEDVVGVPEKKVLPLTVPKSPVFTLKSRTRISVKDEEKEKEEVPVIKANPMPHYGVPFKPKKPEQRHVEVCPFSFDARDKERLMQKEKKIEELQKEEVPKFKALLLPYFDEVKLPEKKVKKPTQPEPFNLQVDERGAAKLQSWKQQLKEDLKRQKEAACFKARPNTVVYQEPFVPKRENKLSVPESFELATEKRAKKRQEFEKYLADKEAIKERLQERMKQEQEEREKEEIAKLRQEMVHKANPIRKYRSLEVKSSDQPLTTPKSPNFSDRFRC; this comes from the exons ATGTCCCACCCGGAATCTCGCTATTCCTTCGATGTCCCAAACAATTGCATCGACTTTGCAACTCTGGGCGAGGAGGATGATGTACCCGATGCAGACTCCTGGTTTG ACCAAAAAGCCAACCTGGAGAACATCCctcctgcaggaaacctggCACATGGCTCCCAGAACAGCCCTGCGTTTTCAAAGCCTGATATTATTCTGTCTGTCACATCACAAGACATAACCATGG GTGAAGGCCACGGTGAAGGTGATGGGGAAGCAGAATGTGTGCAGACCCATGAGGTTCCTCAGAATATCGTTGGATCCCTGACgagctggagagctgctgctcctgcagaggCCTCTCAAAG AGCGGGCAGAAGACAGGCCACGAGGCAGAGGAAAGCACAGCATCATGCCCAGCCAGCTAGAGTCAAAGCAGAGGGAAATGCCTTGGCTAATAAGGAAGAGGTTCCACCTCCAAAGAAAAGGAGAAC TTCTAGCAGCAGAGAGAAGCGGACAGAAGGATCCACCAAGAAAGAGCCCCTGCAGAATCCTGGGCTCTCCCCAGGGAGAGGGAAATGCAAACTGACCTTGCCCTCCACACCAACCATGTTAAA GAGGACCAATCCTTCTGGCAAGTTGAAGAGTACAGAGGAACAGGAGCTGGAAAAGATGCAGCAATTCCAGCGGGAGGTTATGGAGCTGAGGAGGAAGAATGAGGAGTCTCTGAAAGCAGCAATTGCTGGAGCAG gaCAACCTGTGAAGAGAGCTGTTGGTCAAGTAACAAAGGCAATTGACTTCCACTTCTGCACAGAGGACAGAATTAAACAGCATGTGGAAAGCCAGCCCAGGAACGAGTACAAGGAGGTGGATTTTGTATCAGAGCTAAGGAAGCATCCTCCCTCCCCG ATGCGGACAGCGAAGGGACCCACTATTGCCAAACCTTTCAACCTGTCCcatggaaacaaaaggaaactcGAGGAGAACACATCCGAATACGTGTCCCTTGCTGAGCAGGTAGAAGCATTCCAAAAAACCACACCCCCTCGCTACCATTTGAGGAGCAGGAAATCTGATGAAG GCCCACCTCCAGGGAAGGCCGTGAAGGCTCGGTTTACCAACCCTAAAACACCATTGCTTCTGACAAAGCAGCGCTTCAGACCTACCACCTGCAAAACTACAGCAGAGTTAGAAGCAGAGGAAATAGAGAAAATTCAACA GTACAAATTCAAAGCACAAGAACTCAATCACAGACTCTTTGAGGGTGGGCCACTCCTGCCCAAGAAACCCTCTGTGAAGGCACTCACACAGCCCATTGGCTTTGATTTGGAGATAGAGAAAAGGATTCAGGAGCGTGAGAGtaagaagcagcaggaggaaaagcacTTTGAATTCCATTCCAGGCCATGTCCCACGAAAATCCTGGAGGATGTTGTG GGTGTTCCAGAGAAGAAAGTTCTTCCTCTTACAGTCCCCAAGTCTCCAGTCTTCACCTTGAAAAGCAGAACCCGAATATCTGtcaaagatgaagaaaag GAAAAAGAGGAGGTGCCCGTGATCAAAGCTAACCCTATGCCACATTATGGAGTCCCCTTCAAGCCTAAAAAGCCAGAGCAGAGGCACGTGGAAGTTTGCCCCTTCTCTTTCGATGCCCGTGACAAGGAGCGGCTaatgcagaaagagaagaagattgaagaactgcagaaggaagag GTGCCCAAGTTCAAAGCGCTGCTTCTGCCGTACTTTGACGAAGTGAAACTGCCAGAAAAGAAGGTCAAAAAGCCAACTCAGCCCGAGCCCTTCAATCTGCAGGTGGATGAGCGGGGAGCTGccaagctgcagagctggaaacagcag CTTAAAGAAGActtgaaaaggcagaaagaggcAGCTTGTTTTAAAGCTCGTCCCAACACAGTGGTGTACCAGGAGCCTTTTGTGCCCAAGAGGGAGAATAAGTTATCAG TTCCTGAAAGCTTTGAGCTGGCCACGGAAAAAAGGGCTAAAAAGCGGCAAGAGTTTGAAAAGTACTTGGCAGATAAAGAAGCCATAAAGGAGAGGCTTCAAGAGAGGATGAAACAggagcaagaggagcgtgagaaggaagaaattgctAAGCTAAGGCAAGAAATG GTTCACAAGGCAAACCCAATACGCAAATACCGCAGCTTAGAAGTGAAGTCCAGTGATCAGCCACTGACCACGCCAAAGTCTCCCAACTTCTCGGACAGATTCCGGTGCTGA